The following DNA comes from Megalopta genalis isolate 19385.01 chromosome 19, iyMegGena1_principal, whole genome shotgun sequence.
TTTATCTCCACATAAATTTACAATATGGCTTGGTATTTTTGAATCATCCCCAAAACCACTCAAATAATATAAAAGCAGTCCGTTAATAGTGTCATTATATTCTGCCTCACGATTTCGCAACTGCGAAAAATGTCCTCGCGCAGTTGTTAAATAGGTCTCTACCATGTCAGACATATTTATTCTAAATACTTCGTTTATATCCtttaaaatatatatgaattattatgtatttattaataattgcatCCAAATTATGATTTCAAAACGTACTTCAATTTGCTCATGTAACTCCATCTCAAGAGACATTAAATTGGACCAACCCTCAGTGATTATATCATTAAATTCATCAGAAAATTGTTGTACTTTTTGTGTTACTTCTTCGAGAATAATACTAGTTACATCTTCTCCTATTTGACCTAGTAGATTTTTAACATTTGGTAGAATTTCGGTTTTCCTTTTTAATATGTTATTTACAATTCTGAAAGCAGAGATTATAAGTGCTCCGATTATTTATTTCCTCTTCATCTTCATCATGCTCTACATTACTTACATTCGACCTTGATCTTGCGACGATTTTTTTCCGTTATTAACGGCGTTTGTAAAAGTATTTATTTCATCGATTCGTTTTTCATTTTCTTGTAATCCCAGTTCACAAAGTTCTTGGCATAATACTATAAAACTTTTTTCATATTCTGCATAAGCATTCTGAGTATCTTCAGTTACCATGGACAATTCCTTACCTTCTAAATATGAATTTCCAAATCTACTTTCTTGTGATTCTAGTTATAGTGGTTTTGATAAAATAAAAGATCAAACCTTCATCAGCTTCAAACATTTTTTGAAACAAGAAATCATCATCAAGGTATTCCACGTATGCGAGGGTAAGAAAAGCTAATTTCTTTTCATATTCTTGCTGTGCTTTCAATTCTTCTGCTTCTTTCATTTCTTTATCTTCCAGTGTATTTAAAAGTCTACTAACatgtcgaaataaaaatatatttatgaatgaataaaaatatgtaGTTTGTCTAAATAATTTGATGTTTTTTAATTACTAATGTTTTTCGCTAGCACGTTTTCGTTCTTCATTTGTTATCAttttatattgataatatagCAATTGAGGTATAAGGGCAAATATATAATCAAAATATCCAGTTTCTTTAGTACATGGATTTTCATCCATATTTAAACTACGAAGGTTCTTGAATTTCCGTAAATAAAGTGCCTAAAATGACAACttcataaatataaatgttaaaaACATTGATGGACTTCTAAAAAGTATCTATTATATGCATTACATGTTCCCAATCTGTTATGAGATTATTACCAATACTGAAAATTGTGAGATTATATAAATTatctatattttctatttttgtaatttgattactgtataatagtaatatttccAATTTTGACAAACAATTTAAgttttccattatatatatgcGATTGAAAGAAAGATCTAACTCTTTTAAGTGAATAAGAGACTCTAAGTTTTCtattttttcaataatattgttcGATAATTTCAACTTTACAAGATTCGACATCACCCAAAGataatcaatttttaaaatatctggaaaagaaaataatacaataataaaataataataaaacaaatacaattatatatttatttacttcacgtactttgaaattctattcgaatctcttttgtttcttttaaattaattccGTCGTTGAAGAAAAGTTTGCCGGCTTCTCCCTTTGGTCCTTGCTCAACTATTAACTTTATAAGCATATTTTGATTTATTACCCGAGGTTGCACAAATTCTTGGAGGATAGTGGGTACGTCCTCTTCGATAAGCATTTCTTaacttcttttattttttaaataaataaataaatgattattacaaatAGAATTCTGCAATATGCAACGAAAACGATTGTTGATTTGCTTAGTTTAATCGGTTGCCGCGCAACGAAAtcatattcatatattttacCTACAGAGGACTCTTACTTTAATTTCTGGTGTTCAataaattaataacaataacaaataCTTTATTTGATATCTGATATGTAAGAAAtgaatatgtacatatacacagATTGACTTCAACAATAGTTTTGTTTTACgacttattaatataattaaggTAAAAACTGACACGTGACACGTAATCAcatgaaattatagaaattaaattaaattcatcAACGACAAAATATGAACAACGTGACGTGATATTGATCTGTTTTTAACAGATTTGAAATGATAGTAACAAGCAGGTTCACGCTCTTTGAATGCCAATGATTTCACGTAATATGATATTAGAATGTTTCTACATCTAGTTTACTTGTATAATGTTTCAAGTAGATATAAC
Coding sequences within:
- the LOC143260767 gene encoding dynein regulatory complex subunit 3 isoform X1; translated protein: MLIEEDVPTILQEFVQPRVINQNMLIKLIVEQGPKGEAGKLFFNDGINLKETKEIRIEFQNILKIDYLWVMSNLVKLKLSNNIIEKIENLESLIHLKELDLSFNRIYIMENLNCLSKLEILLLYSNQITKIENIDNLYNLTIFSIGNNLITDWEHALYLRKFKNLRSLNMDENPCTKETGYFDYIFALIPQLLYYQYKMITNEERKRASEKHYRLLNTLEDKEMKEAEELKAQQEYEKKLAFLTLAYVEYLDDDFLFQKMFEADEEGKELSMVTEDTQNAYAEYEKSFIVLCQELCELGLQENEKRIDEINTFTNAVNNGKKSSQDQGRIIVNNILKRKTEILPNVKNLLGQIGEDVTSIILEEVTQKVQQFSDEFNDIITEGWSNLMSLEMELHEQIEDINEVFRINMSDMVETYLTTARGHFSQLRNREAEYNDTINGLLLYYLSGFGDDSKIPSHIVNLCGDKDTLAFNLSNSHEKHLQAIDAREEIMINRLKSWFEEYTQQLIVKEDERNNQQILEISHFADTQRNEFSSLQLLQQLHVNISDMEAMEALGD
- the LOC143260767 gene encoding dynein regulatory complex subunit 3 isoform X2, with the protein product MLIEEDVPTILQEFVQPRVINQNMLIKLIVEQGPKGEAGKLFFNDGINLKETKEIRIEFQNILKIDYLWVMSNLVKLKLSNNIIEKIENLESLIHLKELDLSFNRIYIMENLNCLSKLEILLLYSNQITKIENIDNLYNLTIFSIGNNLITDWEHALYLRKFKNLRSLNMDENPCTKETGYFDYIFALIPQLLYYQYKMITNEERKRASEKHYRLLNTLEDKEMKEAEELKAQQEYEKKLAFLTLAYVEYLDDDFLFQKMFEADEEGKELSMVTEDTQNAYAEYEKSFIVLCQELCELGLQENEKRIDEINTFTNAVNNGKKSSQDQGRIIVNNILKRKTEILPNVKNLLGQIGEDVTSIILEEVTQKVQQFSDEFNDIITEGWSNLMSLEMELHEQIEDINEVFRINMSDMVETYLTTARGHFSQLRNREAEYNDTINGLLLYYLSGFGDDSKIPSHIVNLCGDKDTLAFNLSNSHEKHLQRRDYDKSFEKLV